The Flavobacterium psychrotrophum region CCGTCTTTATAGCGCCAGTCGTCAGCGCCCTCATATATTGCGGTGTTAGGGCACTCCGGTTCGCAGGCCCCACAGTTTATACATTCGTCTGTTATAATGATCGCCATGGCTGTATCTTAGTTTTAATACGTAAATTTGCAGCAAAATTACGTCCAAATCCATTCATAAACAAGAACAATGACGTTAACAGAAACAAAAAAAGCGTTTGCACAGCTCGGTGATTTCTTAGGCCAGTTTAGTTTAGAAAACAGCCAACCTAAAGAAAATGTGTTGTTTAACGATATTTTTTATAACGACTTCTTAGACCTTATACAACTATCGCAATCGCATAACCGCTGGTTTACACCAGAGCAGGTTTATTTTGCCATAGACCAGTGGGCACAGGCTTTAACACAAAGTAACCTTGACAACTGGCTTGCAGGCTACAACCTTGAGGCAGTGCAGCCTAAAACCGTAGGGCTTATACTTGCGGGTAATATTCCGTTGGTAGGTTTCCACGATTTTTTATCGGTAATTGTTGCAGGGCATAAAGTTTTGGTAAAACTATCCTCTAACGATAAATACCTGTTGCCGTTTTTAGCAAAATACCTGATAGCCGTTGCACCCCAACTCGCAGAACAGATAACCTTTACCGAAGGAAAACTGGAAGGTTTTGATGCGGTAATTGCCACAGGCAGTAACAATACCGCACGCTATTTTGAATACTATTTTAAAGATAAGCCAAGCATAATACGCAAGAACCGCAATTCTGTAGCAGTACTTACAGGTAATGAAACTGCTGAAGAGCTTACCGCCCTTGGCGAAGACATCTTCCGTTATTTTGGGCTGGGATGCCGCAATGTGTCTAAACTTTTTGTACCGCAGGGTTATGACTTTACAGCATTTTTTGAAGCGATATTTGCCTACGGCGATATCATTCATTATGAAAAGTATGCCAACAATTACGACTACAACAAAGCCGTATTTTTAATGAGCAACTTTAAGCTGCTCGACAACGGTTTCCTTACCATTAAGGAAGATACAAGTTATGCCTCCCCTATTTCGAGCGTGTTTTATGAATATTATGATGACATTGATACCATAAAACAAAAACTGGATGCAGAACACGAACAGATTCAGTGTGTTGTAGGCAGCGGTTACCCGCACAGCAGCCTGGCATTTGGGGAAACACAAAAACCGGGCTTGTTAGATTATGCAGATAATGTGGATACAATTTTGTTTTTATCAAAAATATAGCAGAATAATTTAGAAAAATAGTAGTGCTTGTTTCTTTCATAATTAAGAAATTTGTAGCACTTTATAAGTAACACACTACCATGAAAAAACACAACTTTAGCGCAGGACCATCTATCCTGCCACAAGAAGTATTCGAAAAATCAGCACAAGCCATATTAGACTTTAACGGTTCCGGGCTATCAATACTGGAAATATCGCACCGCAGCAAAGATTTTGTTGCCGTGATGGAAGATGCCCGTGCCCTGGCCCTTGAACTTCTTGGCCTTACCGGCAAAGGCTACCAGGCTATATTCTTATCGGGCGGTGCAAGCCTTGAGTTTATCAGAGTACCTTATAACCTGCTTAAAGAGGGTGGCAAAGCTGCCTATCTTGATACAGGAACATGGGCTTCGGCGGCTATAAAAGAAGCGAAGAAATTTGGTACTACCGAAGTTGTGGCTTCATCAAAAGCAGAAAACTATAACCATATCCCTACCGGATATACCATACCTGCCGATGCAGATTATTTTCACTGCACCAGCAACAACACCATTTTTGGCACGCAGATGCAGGATTTCCCTGAAACAGATGTGCCACTGGTATGCGACATGAGTTCGGATATTTTTTCGCGCGAGCTCGATTTTTCTAAATTCGGAATCATCTATGCCGGAGCGCAAAAAAACATGGGCCCTGCGGGTACCGCACTGATAGTAATCAAGGAAGAACTGCTGGGCAAAACAGGCCGTAGTATTCCGTCGTTATTAGATTACCAGCAGCATATTGATAAAGAAAGTATGTACAATACCCCGGCGGTATTTCCTGTATATGCGGTATACCTTACCCTGCAATGGCTTAAAGGCCAGGGTGGCATAAAAGGTATCGAAGCTAAAAACAACGAAAAAGCAGCATTACTTTATGACGAAATAGACCGTAACCCATTATTTGTGGGTACTGCAAAAAACGAAGACCGTTCTAAAATGAACGTATGCTTCTTATTAAAAGACGAAGCACACGCAGAGCAGTTCGACAAACTGTGGAAGGCAGCAGGCATTAGCGGGCTACCGGGTCACAGGTCGGTTGGCGGTTACAGGGCTTCTATTTACAATGCCATGCCTATAGAAAGCGTTCAGGTACTTGTAGATGTTATGCAGGAGCTTGAGAAAAGTGTTCAGTAAACAGTATTCAGAAAACTAGCAGTAGACAGTTTTGCCGTTGCTTCGCCAGTTCGGCTAAAGCCTCGGGTCCGACGATAGGAGGAATCTCAATCGCTATAAAATTTCGAGATTCTTCGACTCCGCTGCGCTGCGCTCAGAATGACAAACCGTTCTGAATATTTCAATTTTTCAATCATTAAATCTTTAAATACTAAAGAATGAAAGTATTAGCAAACGACGGTATCTCTAAAAGTGGGATCATTGCCCTTGAAGATGCAGGTTTTGAAGTGATAACAACAAAGGTAGCCCAGGAGCAGGTTGCCAATTATATAAATACCAATGATGTTGCTGTACTGCTTGTACGCAGTGCTACTAAAGTACGCAAAGACATTATAGATACCTGCCCGGGCCTTAAGATAATAGGCCGTGGCGGTGTGGGTATGGATAATATTGATGTGGAATATGCCCGCGAAAAAGGCATCCACGTTATTAATACTCCGGCATCATCTTCAGACTCTGTGGCAGAGCTTGTATTTGCCCACCTGTTTAGTGGTGTACGTTTCTTATACGACAGTAACCGCCAGATGCCCCTTGAAGGCGACTCTAATTTTGAGGCACTTAAAAAAGCATATGCCAATGGTATCGAGCTTCGTGGTAAGACCTTGGGTATTATCGGTTTTGGACGTATAGGGCGCTCTGTGGCACGTGTGGCACTGGGACTTGGCATGAAAGTTATTGCATCTGATAAGTTTGTAGGCGAGGCTGCCATCCGTGTAGATTTTTACAATGGGCAGTTTATTAATGTAGACATTGTTACTGAGCCTCTTGAAGACCTTTTTAAGCATGCTGACTTTATTACCCTGCACGTTCCTGCACAGGACGGCGGTTATGTAATAGGCAAGCCTGAATTTGAGATCATGAAAGACGGTGTGGGTATTGTAAATGCATCGCGTGGGGGTGTGATAGATGAAGTTGCCCTTATTGACGCGCTTGACAGTGGCAAGGTAGCTTTTGCAGGCCTTGATGTTTTTGAAGAAGAACCTACCCCAGCTGTGCAGGTACTAATGCACCCAAAAGTATCGCTTACGCCGCACATAGGTGCTGCAACGCTCGAAGCACAGGACCGTATAGGTACAGAGCTTGCAGAGCAGATAAGCAGCCTGCTTAAATCTGAAAAATAAAAACCAATTATAATGAGAGGCCGCTATGAGAAATCATGGCGGTTTTTTTATGGATAATATATGGAGGAGATTACTCCGCTGGCTGGTGGTTATAACTAAAAACACGTTTTAGTTTCCAGCTGCCTTTTGTATCTATAACCCAAAGGCAGGTAAATTTTGCACGGCCTGTTTTGTATGCTGATTTTCCGGGCTCCTGCATATAAAATTCGTGTTCACCCGTTTCGAGTGCGCCATATACAACA contains the following coding sequences:
- a CDS encoding acyl-CoA reductase, giving the protein MTLTETKKAFAQLGDFLGQFSLENSQPKENVLFNDIFYNDFLDLIQLSQSHNRWFTPEQVYFAIDQWAQALTQSNLDNWLAGYNLEAVQPKTVGLILAGNIPLVGFHDFLSVIVAGHKVLVKLSSNDKYLLPFLAKYLIAVAPQLAEQITFTEGKLEGFDAVIATGSNNTARYFEYYFKDKPSIIRKNRNSVAVLTGNETAEELTALGEDIFRYFGLGCRNVSKLFVPQGYDFTAFFEAIFAYGDIIHYEKYANNYDYNKAVFLMSNFKLLDNGFLTIKEDTSYASPISSVFYEYYDDIDTIKQKLDAEHEQIQCVVGSGYPHSSLAFGETQKPGLLDYADNVDTILFLSKI
- the serC gene encoding 3-phosphoserine/phosphohydroxythreonine transaminase; this encodes MKKHNFSAGPSILPQEVFEKSAQAILDFNGSGLSILEISHRSKDFVAVMEDARALALELLGLTGKGYQAIFLSGGASLEFIRVPYNLLKEGGKAAYLDTGTWASAAIKEAKKFGTTEVVASSKAENYNHIPTGYTIPADADYFHCTSNNTIFGTQMQDFPETDVPLVCDMSSDIFSRELDFSKFGIIYAGAQKNMGPAGTALIVIKEELLGKTGRSIPSLLDYQQHIDKESMYNTPAVFPVYAVYLTLQWLKGQGGIKGIEAKNNEKAALLYDEIDRNPLFVGTAKNEDRSKMNVCFLLKDEAHAEQFDKLWKAAGISGLPGHRSVGGYRASIYNAMPIESVQVLVDVMQELEKSVQ
- a CDS encoding D-2-hydroxyacid dehydrogenase: MKVLANDGISKSGIIALEDAGFEVITTKVAQEQVANYINTNDVAVLLVRSATKVRKDIIDTCPGLKIIGRGGVGMDNIDVEYAREKGIHVINTPASSSDSVAELVFAHLFSGVRFLYDSNRQMPLEGDSNFEALKKAYANGIELRGKTLGIIGFGRIGRSVARVALGLGMKVIASDKFVGEAAIRVDFYNGQFINVDIVTEPLEDLFKHADFITLHVPAQDGGYVIGKPEFEIMKDGVGIVNASRGGVIDEVALIDALDSGKVAFAGLDVFEEEPTPAVQVLMHPKVSLTPHIGAATLEAQDRIGTELAEQISSLLKSEK